The DNA region ATCAGTGGTGCAGGCCGAACCCCTGGGACTCGGACACGCCGTGGCGTGCGTCGAGAAGGTACTGCTGCCGCACGAGGACGCCGTCGCGGTGCTGCTGCCCGACGATCTGGTGTTGCCCACCGGCGTGCTGGAGATCATGTCGAAGGTGCGGGCCAAGCGCGGCGGTTCGGTGTTGTGCGCCATCGAAGTTCCGCCCGAGGAGATCAGCGCCTACGGCGTCTTCGACGTGGAGACCGTTCCCGACGCCAACAATCCCAACGTGTTGCGGGTCAAGGGCATGGTCGAAAAGCCCGACGCCGCCGATGCGCCCTCGCCGTATGCCGCCGCCGGCCGCTACGTGCTGGACCGGGCGATATTCGATGCCCTGCGCCGGATCGACCGCGGGGTAGGCGGCGAGATTCAGCTCACCGATGCGATCTCGCTGTTGATCGACGAGGGTCATCCGGTGCATGTCGTGGTGCACCGCGGCTCTCGACACGACTTGGGAAATCCCGGCGGCTACCTCAAGGCTGCGGTTGACTTTGCCTTGGAGCGTGACGACTACGGCCCGGAACTGCGTAGCTGGTTGGTTGAGCGGTTGGGCCTGACCGAGCAGTAGTTGACCGTCGGCCCGACATTCGGACATGACGGCGGAAAGGCGCATAGTGCGTTCGGTTGAAGAGCAGCAGGCCAAAGTGCAGGCCGCAGCTATGGCACCCCGACCCGTTCGAGTGGCGATCGCCGAGGCGCAGGGGTTGATGTGCGCCGAGGAGGTCGTCACCGAACGTCCGCTGCCCGGTTTCGACCAGGCGGCCATCGACGGGTACGCGGTGCGCAGCGTCGACGTCTTGGGTGTGGGTGATGCCGAGACGTCCGGAACGGGCAATGGCCAGCTCATCCTGCCAGTGATGGGCACGATCACCGCCGGGTCGCGCACGCCGAGTCGGCTCCAGCCGCGGCAGGCCGCCCGGGTGCAGACCGGCGCGCCGATGCCGACGTTGGCCGATGCGGTGCTTCCGCTGCGCTGGACCGACGGCGGGCAAGCCAAGGTGCGGGTGCTCCGGGCGGTGCGATCTGGCGCCTATGTACGTCGCACCGGCGACGACGTCCAACCCGGCGACGTTGCGGTGCGCGCCGGAACCATCATCGGGGCGGCGCAGGTCGGGCTGCTCGCGGCGGTCGGCCGGGAACGGGTGTTGGTGC from Mycolicibacterium sp. MU0053 includes:
- a CDS encoding UTP--glucose-1-phosphate uridylyltransferase; this translates as MSQAPDVPIPYTAIVPAAGLGTRFLPATKTVPKELLPVVDTPGIELVAAEAASAGAGRLVIVTSEGKDSVVAHFVEDLVLEGTLAARGKHVMLAKVRRAPALIKVESVVQAEPLGLGHAVACVEKVLLPHEDAVAVLLPDDLVLPTGVLEIMSKVRAKRGGSVLCAIEVPPEEISAYGVFDVETVPDANNPNVLRVKGMVEKPDAADAPSPYAAAGRYVLDRAIFDALRRIDRGVGGEIQLTDAISLLIDEGHPVHVVVHRGSRHDLGNPGGYLKAAVDFALERDDYGPELRSWLVERLGLTEQ